Within Desulfolithobacter dissulfuricans, the genomic segment TCCATGGGCGAGGAGCCACCCAGTATCTGACCGGTCATCATCCCGGGCAGGCTGACAATACCGGCCGCGGCCATGGAGTTGATAATCGGAATCATGCCGGAACGGACCGCCGAGCGCCGGATCTCATCCACGGCCTCCCGGCTGCTCTGCCCAAGCAGCAGCCTCTGTTCGACCACCTGGCGCTGCTGCCAGAGGGTCTCGGTGAACCGGTCCATGGACAGGGCCACCCCGTTCATGGTGTTGCCCAGCAGCATGCCGAGGAGCGGGATGGCGTACTGGGGGGAGTACCAGGGATCATTGCCGATGATAACGGTCAGGGCCAGCAGGGCCACGGTAAAGGAGGAGATGAACATCGAACCGGTACCCAGCAGCCAGCCCCCAAGACCCGGAAAGCGGTATTTCTGCCGGGCCATGACCTCCCGGCCGGCCACGGCGAGCATGATCGTGGCGATACCGAGGACGAACCAGATACTGCCATTTGCAAAGACCAGCCGCAGCACCTGGCCGATGAGCAGGAGCTGGACCGTGGTCCGCAGGGCCGAGATGGCCAGGCGGCGTTCAAGCCCCAGCCCCAGCCGGTAGCTGGTAAGGCCAAGGAGCAAAACAAGCGATGCGGCCAGGACCAGGTCCAGAGGAGAAAGCTGTATCACCCCCATGTTCATGCCTCCCGGTGCAGAACGGAGTCCCCGTCCATGAACAGTCGCCAGTCGGCCACCCGCTGCAGCTGCTCCGGATCGTGGCTGACCCAGAGAACGGGCACCTGCCTGCTCTGCATGTACTCCAGGACAAGTTGCTCCACCCGCTTTATGTTGGCTGCGTCCAGGCTGGCGGTGGGTTCGTCGAGCAGCAGGGCCTCGGGACGGTTGGCCAGAAGACGAAGAAAGGCAAGGCGCTGTTTTTCCCCGGTGGAAAGCCGGCTGATCCGCCAGCCCAGTACCTCGGGACCGAAACCAAGCCTGACCAGCTGTTCGCTGGCCGGTGGCCGGGAAAAATGCTCGCCGACCAAGTCGTACCACCAGAAACTCTCGGCCGGCAGCAGCCCAACCCGGCGCCGCCACCGGGGAGCCGGAATCTCCTCCTGGCGGGTATCACCAAGCCAGACCGTGCCCTGGTGGGGATCCAGATCCACCATGGCCCGCAGCAGCAGGGTCTTGCCGGCTCCAGAAGCCCCGTGCAGACCAACGCACTGCCCGGCTTCCACAGTGAAACTATAGGGACCGCGGTCATGAAAGCTCAGCTCATCAACCCGCAGGGCCGCTGCCCACTGCTCTTTCCGGGGGGAACTCGGACGACGCGAAGCCATCATTCCTGCCCGATCCCGGTTTCCATTTCCGGCTCAGGGATCTTTTCACAGCCAAGATAAACGGTAAAGACACTGCCCTCTCCCTGCCGGCTCTCCACCTCGATCCGGCCGCCATGTTTTTCGACGATATTTTTGGCAATGGCCAACCCGAGGCCGGTACCCCGATTCTTGTCGGTGAAAAAGGGCGTGAAAATCTGCTCCATCTTCTCCCGTTCCATACCCACCCCGGTGTCCGCCACCTCCAGAATCACCCCGGCGCCCCGGGTACAGGGCCGGGTGGTGAGGGTCAGGGTTCCGCCCTCGGGCATGGCCTGGACCGCGTTGAACATCATGTTGAGCAGAACCTGGTAGATCTGCTCACTGTCCATGACCACATCCGGAAGATGGGGATAGAGCTGCAGGTTCAGGACCACGCCATGTTTTTCAAACTCCGGTTCCATGAACCGGGTGGCTCGCAGGATCAGCTCGTTCAGGGAACCTCTCTGCATCTTCGGGTCCCGGGGCCGGGCAAAGTCGAGAAACTCGCGAACGATATTGTCCAGCCGGGTGGTCTCCTCGACGATGATATCGGCCAGGTGCTCGTTGCCCGGCGCCACCTTGCTGATCCGTTTGCTCAGAATTTCGGCGGTGGAGCGGACAATGCCCAGGGGATTCTTGATCTCATGGGAGACCGCGGCCACCATCTTGCCAAGGGTCGCCAGCCGCTGGGCCTCGTGCAGTTTCTCTTCCAGGCGCCGCCGTTCCTCGGCCCGTTCCTCCAGGATCCTCTTGCCCCGGGCCACGATCAGACTGAGCACCCCGAACAGCATGCCCATGATGGCCAGGGACAAAACAATGATCCGGGCCTGCATCTCGATGATGGCCCGGAGGTCGCCGGAAAGATCCTTGACCACCTCGATCACGCCCATGATGGTACCGCTGCGTTCACCGAACTGGTGCTCCTGACGAAAGGGAATATAAGTCTTGAGCTTGCAGGTGACCGGTGGGGTGCCGGGGAGCAGATTGAAAATAGTTCCCTGGCTTTCCAGCACAGTGGAGTTCTCACCCTGAAGCGCCTTCTGGTATTCGATCCCGCCCACATTCCGTTTACCCACCAGTTCCGGCCTGGTGGAATAGGAAATAATATTTTCCCGGGAATCAAAGATGGTCACCGAATCGATCCCCATACCCCGGGTTATGTTGCGGACGATCATGTCCAGGCGGGCAAACTGTTCCTCGTTGGACAGGGCGATACGGCCATAGCGGACCACGGTGGGCAGGACAAACTGGAGGAATACCTGGCGGTTCAGGTTTTCCGCGAAGAGCAGCGAATAGGCTTCGCTACGGGCAAGGAGCACCTGGCGGGCCTTGTTGGAAACCGCCCAGGAAAGCACCAGCGAGGCGACGAGGATCACCGAAAGACTGGTAAAGGCAAAGTACTTGACCAGCTGAAACGGCTGCCGACCGGTCTCCACGACCTGACGTCGCCGGTTGCCCCGGGAACGGCGCTGAAAGAGCCGGCCCGGATCGACCCGGAAACGGAGACCATCCAGCGCCTGCCATAGCCGTTCAAGGGAGAGGTTTTTACGTGCCTTTTTTCTCACAGTTCTGATCCAGAAATTCGCGTACCCGTGCCTTTGCACTCAAAGGGGTGACTGGGCCCGGCCAGGCCCGGAACACAAAAGATTCCGACCTCACACATAAAACAACATATCAGGGAGTTATGCCACCACAAACCCCGCAGCGACGGCAGATATCCGTATCGCAGGGAGCAGTGGACCGCTCAGCCAGCCCCTTTTCAAGTTCCTGGAAGAGATAACGTTTATCAATTCCATGGTCCACCACGTCCCAGGGAAAGAGCTCGTCCCGTGCCCGCGGGCGGAC encodes:
- a CDS encoding sensor histidine kinase, which produces MRKKARKNLSLERLWQALDGLRFRVDPGRLFQRRSRGNRRRQVVETGRQPFQLVKYFAFTSLSVILVASLVLSWAVSNKARQVLLARSEAYSLLFAENLNRQVFLQFVLPTVVRYGRIALSNEEQFARLDMIVRNITRGMGIDSVTIFDSRENIISYSTRPELVGKRNVGGIEYQKALQGENSTVLESQGTIFNLLPGTPPVTCKLKTYIPFRQEHQFGERSGTIMGVIEVVKDLSGDLRAIIEMQARIIVLSLAIMGMLFGVLSLIVARGKRILEERAEERRRLEEKLHEAQRLATLGKMVAAVSHEIKNPLGIVRSTAEILSKRISKVAPGNEHLADIIVEETTRLDNIVREFLDFARPRDPKMQRGSLNELILRATRFMEPEFEKHGVVLNLQLYPHLPDVVMDSEQIYQVLLNMMFNAVQAMPEGGTLTLTTRPCTRGAGVILEVADTGVGMEREKMEQIFTPFFTDKNRGTGLGLAIAKNIVEKHGGRIEVESRQGEGSVFTVYLGCEKIPEPEMETGIGQE
- a CDS encoding ABC transporter ATP-binding protein, translating into MMASRRPSSPRKEQWAAALRVDELSFHDRGPYSFTVEAGQCVGLHGASGAGKTLLLRAMVDLDPHQGTVWLGDTRQEEIPAPRWRRRVGLLPAESFWWYDLVGEHFSRPPASEQLVRLGFGPEVLGWRISRLSTGEKQRLAFLRLLANRPEALLLDEPTASLDAANIKRVEQLVLEYMQSRQVPVLWVSHDPEQLQRVADWRLFMDGDSVLHREA
- a CDS encoding ABC transporter permease; the protein is MGVIQLSPLDLVLAASLVLLLGLTSYRLGLGLERRLAISALRTTVQLLLIGQVLRLVFANGSIWFVLGIATIMLAVAGREVMARQKYRFPGLGGWLLGTGSMFISSFTVALLALTVIIGNDPWYSPQYAIPLLGMLLGNTMNGVALSMDRFTETLWQQRQVVEQRLLLGQSSREAVDEIRRSAVRSGMIPIINSMAAAGIVSLPGMMTGQILGGSSPMDAVKYQILIMFLLCGGTGFGTMFAVAWTCRRLFDDRHRLRIDTLYTQK